In Fusobacterium hwasookii, a single window of DNA contains:
- the trmFO gene encoding methylenetetrahydrofolate--tRNA-(uracil(54)-C(5))-methyltransferase (FADH(2)-oxidizing) TrmFO produces MQKEVIVVGAGLAGSEAAYQLAKRGIKVKLYEMKTKKKTPAHSKDYFSELVCSNSLGSDSLENASGLMKEELRILGSLLIEMADKNRVPAGQALAVDRDGFSEEVTKILKNIENIEIIEEEFTEIPNDKIVIIASGPLTSDKLFEKISEITGEESLYFYDAAAPIVTFESIDMNKAYFQSRYGKGDGEYINCPMNKEEYYNFYNELVKAERAELKNFEKEKLFDACMPIEKIAMSGEKTMTFGPLKPKGLINPRTEKMDYAVVQLRQDDKEGKLYNIVGFQTNLKFGEQKRVFSMIPGLENAEFIRYGVMHRNTFINSTKLLDRTLRLKNRDNIYFAGQITGGEGYVTAIATGMYVAMNVANRLENKEEFILEDISEIGAIVNYITEEKKKFQPMGANFGIIRSLDENIRDKKEKYRKLSERALEYLKKSIKGV; encoded by the coding sequence ATGCAAAAAGAGGTTATAGTTGTAGGAGCTGGACTTGCAGGTTCAGAAGCAGCCTATCAACTAGCTAAAAGAGGTATAAAAGTAAAATTATATGAAATGAAAACTAAAAAGAAAACTCCTGCTCACTCAAAAGATTACTTTTCTGAATTAGTTTGTAGTAATTCCTTAGGAAGTGATAGTTTAGAAAATGCCTCTGGACTTATGAAAGAAGAGTTAAGAATTTTAGGTTCATTATTAATAGAAATGGCTGATAAAAATAGAGTTCCAGCAGGACAAGCTCTTGCAGTTGATAGAGATGGCTTTTCAGAAGAAGTTACTAAAATTTTAAAAAATATCGAAAATATTGAGATAATAGAAGAAGAGTTCACAGAAATTCCTAATGATAAAATAGTAATTATTGCAAGTGGTCCTTTAACTTCTGATAAACTTTTTGAAAAAATAAGTGAAATTACAGGTGAAGAAAGTTTATATTTCTATGATGCTGCTGCCCCTATTGTAACTTTTGAAAGTATAGATATGAATAAAGCATATTTTCAATCAAGATATGGAAAAGGTGATGGTGAATATATAAACTGTCCTATGAATAAAGAAGAGTATTATAATTTCTATAATGAACTTGTAAAAGCTGAAAGAGCAGAACTTAAAAATTTTGAAAAAGAAAAATTATTTGATGCCTGTATGCCTATTGAAAAAATTGCAATGAGTGGAGAAAAAACAATGACTTTTGGACCTTTAAAGCCAAAGGGGCTTATCAATCCAAGAACAGAAAAGATGGATTATGCAGTTGTTCAATTAAGACAAGATGATAAAGAAGGAAAGTTATATAATATAGTGGGCTTCCAAACTAATTTAAAATTTGGAGAACAAAAAAGAGTTTTTTCTATGATACCAGGTTTAGAAAATGCTGAATTTATAAGATATGGAGTAATGCATAGAAATACTTTTATTAATTCAACAAAACTTTTAGATAGAACTTTAAGACTAAAAAATAGAGACAATATTTATTTTGCAGGACAAATAACAGGTGGAGAAGGTTATGTTACTGCAATAGCTACTGGAATGTATGTTGCAATGAATGTGGCTAATAGATTAGAAAATAAAGAAGAATTTATTTTAGAAGATATTTCTGAAATTGGTGCAATAGTTAATTATATAACTGAAGAAAAGAAAAAATTTCAACCTATGGGAGCAAATTTTGGAATTATAAGAAGTCTAGATGAAAATATAAGAGATAAAAAAGAAAAATATAGAAAATTATCAGAAAGAGCACTTGAATATTTAAAAAAATCAATAAAAGGTGTATAA
- a CDS encoding tyrosine-type recombinase/integrase, producing MTNKISIEKTIKNFIYYLEFEENKKNNTVISIRKDLNNFLEYLNKKNFITLDKLDELVIKEYLAELKAIDLSNSTYNRRLSSIKKFYKYLINNNLKEKGKEILIEGMKSDDKKVEYLNSDEIELLREEMKEESFNVLRDRLMFELLYSSGMTVAELLSLGELNFNLEKREVYLLKNKISKVLYFSQTCKDVYSKFLIAKKEKFKEEDNPNIIFVNNSNMRLTDRSIRRLINKYSEKANLQKEVSPYTLRHSFCLYMLENGMPKEYLAKLLDLKSIGLLDIYEDLCKKEIL from the coding sequence ATGACTAACAAAATAAGTATTGAAAAAACTATAAAAAATTTTATATACTATTTAGAATTTGAAGAAAACAAAAAAAATAATACAGTTATTTCTATAAGAAAAGATTTAAATAACTTTTTGGAATATCTTAATAAAAAAAATTTTATTACACTTGATAAATTAGATGAATTAGTAATCAAGGAATATCTAGCTGAATTAAAAGCTATTGATTTATCAAATTCTACTTATAATAGAAGACTTTCATCTATAAAAAAATTTTATAAGTACCTTATAAATAATAATTTAAAAGAAAAAGGCAAAGAGATTTTAATAGAAGGTATGAAGAGTGATGATAAAAAGGTTGAATATTTAAACTCTGATGAAATTGAACTTTTAAGAGAAGAGATGAAGGAAGAAAGTTTTAATGTACTTAGAGATAGACTTATGTTTGAGCTTCTATATTCAAGTGGAATGACTGTGGCAGAACTACTTTCATTAGGAGAATTAAATTTTAATTTAGAAAAAAGAGAAGTTTACCTTTTAAAAAATAAAATTTCAAAAGTTTTATATTTTAGTCAAACTTGTAAAGATGTATATTCAAAATTTCTTATTGCTAAAAAAGAAAAATTTAAGGAAGAAGATAATCCAAATATTATCTTTGTGAATAACTCTAATATGAGGTTAACTGATCGTTCTATCAGAAGATTGATAAATAAATATTCAGAGAAAGCTAATTTACAAAAAGAAGTTAGCCCCTATACTCTTAGACATTCCTTTTGCTTATACATGTTAGAGAATGGTATGCCTAAAGAGTATCTTGCAAAGCTTTTAGATTTAAAAAGTATTGGACTATTGGATATATATGAAGATTTATGTAAAAAGGAGATTTTATGA
- the yqeH gene encoding ribosome biogenesis GTPase YqeH, with product MTKKCIGCGVELQNTDKNMQGFTPKPINPKEDMYCQRCFQLKHYGKYSVNKMTREDYKKEVGKLLDDVKLVIAVFDIIDFEGSFDVEILDILREKDSIVIVNKLDLIPDEKHPSEVANWVKDRLAEESIAPLDIAIVSTKNGYGVNGVFRKIKHFYPDGVNAMVIGVTNVGKSSVINRLLGKKIATVSKYPGTTIKNTLNMIPFTNIGLYDTPGLIPEGRASDLVCDHCAQKIIPASEISRKTFKAKHNRMIMIGNLIKFKILNDDEIKPIFSIYAAKDVQFHETTIEKSKELEMGDFFTIPCECCKEEYNKHKKVDKTLTINTGEELVFKGLGWVSVKRGPLNIQITLPEEIEISIRKAFINPRR from the coding sequence ATGACGAAAAAATGTATAGGTTGTGGTGTGGAGTTACAAAACACTGATAAAAATATGCAGGGATTTACTCCTAAACCTATTAATCCCAAGGAAGATATGTATTGTCAAAGATGTTTCCAATTAAAGCATTATGGAAAATATTCTGTTAATAAAATGACAAGAGAAGATTATAAAAAGGAAGTTGGAAAGCTTCTTGATGATGTTAAACTTGTTATTGCAGTATTTGACATTATAGACTTTGAAGGTTCATTTGATGTTGAAATTTTAGATATTTTAAGAGAAAAAGATTCAATAGTTATAGTCAATAAATTAGATTTAATTCCTGATGAAAAACATCCATCAGAAGTTGCTAATTGGGTAAAAGATAGACTGGCTGAAGAAAGTATAGCACCTCTTGATATAGCAATAGTTAGTACAAAAAATGGTTATGGAGTAAATGGAGTTTTTAGAAAAATTAAACATTTTTATCCTGATGGTGTAAACGCTATGGTTATTGGAGTTACTAATGTAGGAAAATCTAGTGTTATCAATAGACTTTTAGGCAAAAAGATTGCAACGGTTTCAAAATATCCAGGAACAACAATAAAAAATACTTTAAATATGATTCCATTTACTAATATTGGTTTATATGATACTCCTGGTTTAATTCCAGAAGGTAGAGCTTCTGATTTAGTATGTGATCATTGTGCACAAAAGATTATCCCTGCTAGTGAAATTTCTAGAAAGACATTTAAAGCTAAACATAATAGAATGATAATGATAGGAAACTTAATCAAGTTTAAGATTTTAAATGATGATGAGATTAAACCTATATTTTCTATCTATGCAGCAAAAGATGTACAATTTCATGAAACTACAATAGAAAAATCAAAAGAATTAGAAATGGGAGACTTCTTTACTATTCCTTGTGAATGCTGTAAAGAAGAATATAATAAACATAAGAAAGTTGATAAGACTTTAACAATTAATACAGGAGAGGAGCTAGTATTTAAAGGCTTAGGATGGGTATCAGTTAAAAGAGGTCCATTGAATATCCAAATTACTTTACCAGAAGAAATTGAAATATCTATTAGAAAAGCCTTTATAAATCCTAGAAGATAG
- the ftsY gene encoding signal recognition particle-docking protein FtsY, with translation MGLFDKLFRKKENEEIKEQVDQEKDKVEKVLNEVDLKEEKEENQKVNISQRLTKSKEGFFSKLKNIFTSKSKVDDSIYEELEDLLLQSDVGLSMTTNLINQLEKEVKSNKVDNTEEVYEILKRLMSEFLLSQDSKIHLKDNKINVILIVGVNGVGKTTTIGKLALKYKNLGKKVLLGAGDTFRAAAVEQLEEWAKRADVDIVKGREGADPASVVYDTLSRAESTKADVVIIDTAGRLHNKANLMRELEKINNIIKKKIGEQEYESLLVIDGTTGQNGLNQAKEFNSVTDLTGFIVTKLDGTAKGGIVFSVSEELKKPIKFIGLGEKIGDLIEFNAKDFVEAIFN, from the coding sequence ATGGGTTTATTTGATAAACTTTTTAGAAAAAAAGAAAATGAAGAGATAAAAGAACAAGTTGACCAAGAAAAAGATAAAGTTGAAAAAGTACTAAATGAAGTAGATCTGAAAGAAGAAAAAGAGGAAAATCAAAAAGTTAATATTTCTCAAAGACTTACTAAAAGTAAAGAAGGTTTCTTTTCAAAATTAAAAAATATATTTACTTCTAAAAGTAAAGTTGATGATTCTATTTATGAAGAATTAGAAGATTTATTATTACAATCTGATGTTGGTCTTAGTATGACAACAAACTTAATTAATCAATTAGAAAAAGAAGTTAAGTCTAATAAAGTTGATAATACAGAAGAAGTTTATGAAATTTTAAAAAGATTGATGTCTGAATTTTTATTATCTCAAGATAGTAAAATTCATTTAAAAGATAATAAAATTAATGTAATTCTAATTGTTGGAGTTAATGGAGTTGGAAAGACAACAACTATTGGTAAACTTGCATTAAAATATAAAAATTTAGGAAAAAAAGTTCTTCTAGGTGCAGGAGATACATTTAGAGCAGCTGCAGTTGAACAGCTTGAAGAATGGGCAAAAAGAGCTGATGTTGACATTGTAAAAGGAAGAGAAGGTGCTGATCCAGCCTCTGTTGTATATGATACTTTAAGTAGAGCTGAATCAACAAAGGCTGATGTAGTTATAATTGATACTGCAGGAAGATTACATAATAAAGCAAATCTTATGAGAGAACTTGAAAAAATTAATAACATCATTAAGAAAAAAATTGGAGAACAAGAATATGAATCTCTACTTGTTATTGATGGTACAACTGGGCAAAATGGATTAAATCAAGCAAAAGAATTTAATTCTGTTACTGATTTAACAGGTTTTATAGTTACAAAACTTGATGGAACAGCAAAGGGTGGAATTGTTTTTTCTGTTTCTGAGGAACTAAAAAAGCCTATTAAATTTATAGGTCTAGGAGAAAAAATTGGGGATTTAATTGAATTTAATGCAAAAGATTTTGTTGAAGCAATATTTAATTAA
- a CDS encoding esterase/lipase family protein has product MNYRIALIHGFFRNYKDMEDLENNLMNMGYTVDNLNFPLTFPPIERAIDILKEYLLTLKEKGINKQNEIVLIGFGFGGVLIRETLKLEEVKGIVDKIILLSSPINDSTLHRRLKRTFPFMDLIFKPLAIYSKTRRDRRRFDKNIEVGLIIGRESSGFFGKWLGEYNDGFIEMKDVNLPDAKDKILIPITHNELNKRIGTARYINNFIAKGKFSLE; this is encoded by the coding sequence ATGAATTATAGAATAGCACTTATTCATGGATTTTTTAGAAATTATAAAGATATGGAAGATTTGGAAAATAATTTAATGAATATGGGTTACACAGTTGATAACTTAAATTTCCCTTTAACCTTTCCACCTATTGAAAGAGCAATAGATATTTTAAAGGAATATTTATTAACTTTAAAAGAAAAAGGAATTAATAAACAAAATGAAATTGTTTTAATAGGATTTGGTTTTGGTGGAGTTCTAATAAGAGAGACTTTAAAATTAGAAGAAGTAAAAGGAATTGTTGATAAAATTATTTTACTCTCTTCACCAATAAATGACTCTACATTACATAGAAGATTAAAGAGAACTTTTCCTTTTATGGATTTAATTTTCAAACCATTAGCAATCTATTCTAAAACTAGAAGAGATAGAAGACGATTTGATAAAAATATTGAAGTAGGTTTAATAATAGGTAGAGAGAGCTCTGGATTTTTTGGAAAATGGTTAGGTGAATATAATGATGGTTTTATTGAAATGAAAGATGTTAATCTTCCAGATGCTAAAGATAAGATTTTAATTCCTATAACTCATAATGAGTTAAATAAGAGAATAGGAACAGCTAGATATATAAATAATTTTATTGCTAAAGGAAAATTTAGCTTAGAATAG
- a CDS encoding glutaredoxin domain-containing protein, whose protein sequence is MPKMYGSMLCPDCVEAKEYFEKINYKYEFVNITESMANLKEFLHLRDTRKEFEEVKSYKYVGIPAILTDDNKIIVGEDVFKIK, encoded by the coding sequence ATGCCAAAAATGTATGGTTCTATGCTTTGTCCTGATTGTGTAGAAGCAAAAGAATATTTTGAAAAGATTAATTATAAATACGAATTTGTAAATATTACAGAAAGTATGGCTAATTTAAAGGAGTTCTTACATCTTAGAGATACTAGAAAAGAATTTGAAGAAGTAAAATCTTATAAATATGTAGGGATACCAGCTATTTTAACTGATGATAACAAGATTATTGTTGGTGAAGATGTTTTTAAAATTAAATAA
- a CDS encoding toxin-antitoxin system YwqK family antitoxin, whose amino-acid sequence MNNQYNKDGKKEGLWVKIYDNGVVQEERNYVNGVREGVYKSYYMNGEIEIIKNYKNGNLHGKYQTFYSDGKLNSEYNLVDGRKVGEYKEFYPNGILKRETVYVNDGTTSKNIKYFPNGKIKLEVNFVDGHMEGPYKEYHSNEKLFKECSYNKKGKLEGKYKEYDVEGNLLKETTYENGVEI is encoded by the coding sequence ATGAATAACCAATATAACAAAGATGGAAAAAAAGAGGGTTTATGGGTTAAAATTTACGATAATGGTGTTGTACAAGAAGAAAGAAATTATGTTAATGGTGTAAGAGAAGGAGTTTACAAATCTTACTATATGAATGGAGAAATAGAAATTATAAAGAACTATAAAAATGGTAATCTTCATGGAAAATACCAAACATTTTATAGTGATGGAAAATTAAATTCTGAATATAATCTTGTTGATGGAAGAAAAGTTGGAGAATATAAAGAATTCTATCCTAATGGAATTTTAAAAAGAGAAACTGTATATGTAAATGATGGAACAACTTCTAAAAATATAAAATATTTCCCTAATGGAAAAATCAAACTTGAAGTTAATTTTGTAGATGGACATATGGAAGGACCTTATAAAGAATATCACTCAAATGAAAAATTATTTAAAGAATGTTCTTATAATAAAAAAGGAAAATTAGAAGGTAAATATAAAGAATATGATGTTGAAGGTAATCTTTTAAAAGAAACAACTTATGAAAATGGAGTTGAAATATAA